The genomic DNA GAATTGCTGCGCCAGAAAAACGCCATTGTTGCCGCCATTGGGGATCTCTTAGCGCCGGATTGCCTGGTGGTGAAGGAACGCCTTTCCAGCTCCGGAAGGTCCCTGGAAAATCCTCCCATGGAAGTTCTGATTGGTGACCCCGCAGGTTCTGTAGGCACGGTTTTTGAAGGCCCTGCGAAGTTTAACGTGGACCTGCTGGATACGATAAACCCGGGCCTGTTTCTGGATATGCGCTCCATCCGCCTGGAAGTGGGGACGCGCTGCGAAGGCAGACGTTTCCTGAACCTGTTCAGTTATACTTGCTCCTTCTCTGTACATGCCCGTCTGGGCGGTGCCGCGATTGCTACTAACGCAGACATTAGCGGAAAGATTCTGGACAAGGGCCGCGCCAACTTCGCATTGAACGGTCTGGATTTACGTCCCGGCGAATTCTTTAAGGGAAATGCGGTGGAGTACGTTCATTGGGCTCAGAAGAAGGGCTTGAAGTTTGACGGCATCGTGCTGGATCCGCCCAGCTTTGCACGTTTCAAGGGAACCAACTTCAACGTTCGCGAACACCTGATGCCTCTGGTTTCTGACTGCGCCACGCTGCTGAATCAGGGCGGCTTCTTTATGGTCAGTTCCAACTATAGTGAATTTGAATTGAACAGCTTTGCACGTAGTGTTCGTGACGCCGTGGGCGCTGTTCATCCCCATGCAAAAACATCCTGGAAGAAATCCCAGGATATTGACTTTGTGGCCAGCGGCAGTTCTAAGGATTCCTGCCTGGTGGCGACTCTTGTGGAAGTTTAATGGCGAATTTTCCGCCGATTAATCTTCCCCTTCCATTTCGATCTTAAGTTCTTTCAGCTTACGCCAGAGGGTGGCGCGGCTGATGCCCAGCTTCTTGCAGACTTCCGTCTTGTTATTCTTGCAGAGGCTCAGGGCGTGCAGAATATGGCGACGTTCCATTTCCTCCAGGGAGAGGATGTCTTCGTCTACAGGGGTGGCCACTGGGGTGGGCGCGATGGGTGCTCCTACTGCGGGAGCGGGCTTTGAAAATTCAATGACGCAGGGCTCCACAAAGTCTTTAGAATCCATAACGTCCGTGCTTGCGGCAGAACCAGTGACGTCGTCCTTTGCGCCAGGATTGTGGCAGATGGCCATGGTCTTTTCCTTGGCTTCCTGCTGGACGTTTTCCGGCAAGTCTTCCAGGCGGATGATTCCGTTTTCGGAAAGAACGATGGCGTGTTCCAGGATGTTTTCCAGTTCACGGATGTTGCCTGGATAAGGATACTTGGTCAGCGCGTAAAGTGCGGCCGGTTCCACATCCACAATTTCCTTGCCTTGACTGTCCTTGTTCTTCAGGATGAAGTACTTGATCAGGTTGGGGAGCGCTGCCTTGCGTTCGCGAAGGGGGGGCAACTGCAGGTGGAATGTGTTCAAGCGGTAGTAAAGGTCTTCACGGAAAAATCCGTTGACCATGCGGTCCTGAAGGTTACGATTGGTGGCCGCAATAATACGTACATCCAAGTAACGGGGATCCGTTTCGCCAACTCTACGAATTTCGTGACTTTGCAAAAAGCGGAGTAACTTCACCTGGGTAGCGGGGGAGAGTTCGCCCACTTCGTCCAGGAACAGGGTTCCGCCGTTGGCAGATTCGAACAAGCCTTTCTTGTCGCCGGTAGAGCCAGTGTAAGCGCCCTTCTTGCTACCGAACAGTTCGCTTTCCACCAGGTTTTCGGGAATGGCGCCACAGTTCACCGCCACAAAGGGTTCGCTTGCGCGCTTGCTGTAACGGTGTACCACGTTGGCCAGGAATTCCTTACCGGAACCAGATTCGCCGGTAATGAGAACGGTACTGTTGGTGGGAGCGATCTTGTAGACGGTCTTTAAAATCTTTCTCATCTCCGGAGTGTTGCCCAACAGGCTGTCCAGCACCTGGGATTCCATAAGCTGGTTGTTGGACTTGTTGTGGAGCTGCGCCTGGATTTTCTGGGCGGTGCTTTCCAGCTGGGAGATGGAAATGGGCTTCTTCAGGAAACTGTTTGCACCACGAGTGATGGCGCTTGCCGCTCCCTGCCAGTTACGGTCATCGCAAAGAACAAAGATCTCGATTCCCGGATGATGCTCCTTTAAAAAGCTCACCATGTCCATGTTTTCCTGCATGAGGAAAGGAACCTCGATAAAGGCGAGGTCCAGGGAGGCCTTTTTAACAAGCGTTAGGAGATCGCGTTCTTCTCGACAGCACAACAGCTCTGAGTCTGCGACAGACCAAGAGCGCTGGATGTCGCTG from Fibrobacter sp. UWEL includes the following:
- a CDS encoding class I SAM-dependent rRNA methyltransferase codes for the protein MADWKKLLQQAHEKRKPLFEVTDAYRVVNGAADGFPGLTLDRFGSRFQIQYFGPELLRQKNAIVAAIGDLLAPDCLVVKERLSSSGRSLENPPMEVLIGDPAGSVGTVFEGPAKFNVDLLDTINPGLFLDMRSIRLEVGTRCEGRRFLNLFSYTCSFSVHARLGGAAIATNADISGKILDKGRANFALNGLDLRPGEFFKGNAVEYVHWAQKKGLKFDGIVLDPPSFARFKGTNFNVREHLMPLVSDCATLLNQGGFFMVSSNYSEFELNSFARSVRDAVGAVHPHAKTSWKKSQDIDFVASGSSKDSCLVATLVEV
- a CDS encoding sigma-54-dependent Fis family transcriptional regulator → MNILIADQDQKFLSDIQRSWSVADSELLCCREERDLLTLVKKASLDLAFIEVPFLMQENMDMVSFLKEHHPGIEIFVLCDDRNWQGAASAITRGANSFLKKPISISQLESTAQKIQAQLHNKSNNQLMESQVLDSLLGNTPEMRKILKTVYKIAPTNSTVLITGESGSGKEFLANVVHRYSKRASEPFVAVNCGAIPENLVESELFGSKKGAYTGSTGDKKGLFESANGGTLFLDEVGELSPATQVKLLRFLQSHEIRRVGETDPRYLDVRIIAATNRNLQDRMVNGFFREDLYYRLNTFHLQLPPLRERKAALPNLIKYFILKNKDSQGKEIVDVEPAALYALTKYPYPGNIRELENILEHAIVLSENGIIRLEDLPENVQQEAKEKTMAICHNPGAKDDVTGSAASTDVMDSKDFVEPCVIEFSKPAPAVGAPIAPTPVATPVDEDILSLEEMERRHILHALSLCKNNKTEVCKKLGISRATLWRKLKELKIEMEGED